A segment of the bacterium genome:
TAGGTCACCACTCTTTCAAGGTGGTAGCGCCGGTTCGAGTCCGGCTGGGGGCGTTTTCTTTATTAAAATGAAAAAAATAATTGCTGTCTGTGGAAGTAATGTAGGTGATAAAAATTTAGATGCGGGAGTTTTAAAAATTGCTGAAAAAGTTGGCTCTTTAATTGCTGAAAAGGGTGGAATTCTTATCTGTGGAGGACTTGGTGGGGTTATGGAAGCAGTAGCAAAAGGAGCAAAGAAAAAAGAGGGAATAACTGTCGGCATTCTTCCTTATGATAAATCAAAAGCAAATAAATATATAGACATACCAATAGGAACAAATCTTGGTTTTTATAGAAATTATATAATTGTTAACAGTGCTGACTGTGTAATAGGGATATGCGGAAGATGGGGAACTTTGAATGAAATATCAATGGCTATTGCTCTTGGAAAACCTGTAATTTTAATCTCTTCTTCAAAGGGTATATGTGAATTATTAAGTAAGAAGGAAATACTTGAAAAATTTGAAGAAAAACCATATATAGTTGAAACCCCAGAAGAAGCAATTGAACTCGCCTTTAAACTTATTTAATTCTTTACACTTCTATTTTCTGACCTACTTTTATTTCTAAAAAATTCTCTTTAAATCTTTCCCTGAATAACTCAATGCCTAAAACACCTGTACAGTGAGTCGGTCCGACTTTTTTAATATTTCTTTTTTTAAATTCTTCAACTATAATCTCAACAATTCTTTTTTCCTCTTCAATTAAATGAAAACCACCTATAACTGCATAAATACTCTCATCAGGAAAAAAATCTCTTATATAATCAATTATTTTTAATATTCCTGGATGAGCGCAACCTGTAAGAACTGAAATATCATTTTTTCCTTTTACTATTAATGACTGTTCTACAATTTTTTTCCCTTTATAATATCCTTCTATCTCTCCTGTGGTAAAAATTTTTTCTTCAAATTCTATCAGTTTTTCTATTTCAATAAAATTGCCCCCTTCCTTTTTCACATTTTCTTTAAATTTTTCACTGAATCCTTTACATCCATAAACTTCAATCCCTTTTTTAATTTTTAATAAATCCCATAAGCCACCTGTATGGTCCCAGTGCTCATGAGAAATAACAACCTTTTCAATTTTATTTATATCAACCTTCAATTTTTTAAAATTATTAATTAACCATTCTCCTTTTTCTCCTGTATCAAAAAGAATTTTTTCTTCAATAAGAAAAGAAACACCCCACCCTGTCTGTAAAAACTTCTCATCTGTGTCCTTATCAAAAATAACTTTTATTTCCATTTATTTTTCTCTTTCAATTTCTTTTATTCTTTTCTCTATTTCAGATAGTTGCTTTTTCAAAAACTCTGCCTCTTCTTTTAAATATTTAATCTCTTCCTCAGGTGTTATATCCGGTGTATATCCATACCAAAAACCAGGCCATGCACATCTTGGAAGTCCTCCCCTTCCTATTCCAATATAGGGATAAGGAGGAGTCCAGCCACCAAATCCAAATCCTCTACCTCTTCTGCACATATTCTCACCTCCTTTCCATATTTTTTTCAATTTCATTTATTATATTTTCCATAATTTTTAAGTCCTTTTTTGCCCATTCATACCAGTTTTTCAAAAATTCTCTTCCTGTCTCAGTTATACTATAAATTCTTCTTGCAGGTCCTGTTCCAGTTGTATCCCATGTTGAAATTACAAGTCCTGAAATCTCCATCATCCTTAAAGTTCTGTAAACAATTGTATAGTGTAAAAATGTAATATCAATTCCAAGATTTTTAAGTTCATCCATTAAAGAATATCCATAAGTAGGTTTTTTCAATAAAATCGTTAAAATCAATACACCAAGTAAATCACCTGAACCAAATGCCATCCATCTACAACCATGTCTCCACCTCATTTTTCCTCCTATTTTCAAATTTTCTATATTTATTATACCCACATATGTGCAAATTGTCAATAGTTAAATAAAAAAAATTAAAAATTTAAATTAGGAAGGATTAGCCAAACAAAGAAAACCAATATCCGTAAAGCATTTCCTCATATTTTTCAGGATTTTTAAACTCTTTTTTTATATAATCCCAGAAAATTGATTTATGATTTGGTATTAAAATATGAACCATTTCATGAAAAAC
Coding sequences within it:
- a CDS encoding TIGR00725 family protein — encoded protein: MKKIIAVCGSNVGDKNLDAGVLKIAEKVGSLIAEKGGILICGGLGGVMEAVAKGAKKKEGITVGILPYDKSKANKYIDIPIGTNLGFYRNYIIVNSADCVIGICGRWGTLNEISMAIALGKPVILISSSKGICELLSKKEILEKFEEKPYIVETPEEAIELAFKLI
- a CDS encoding MBL fold metallo-hydrolase, whose protein sequence is MEIKVIFDKDTDEKFLQTGWGVSFLIEEKILFDTGEKGEWLINNFKKLKVDINKIEKVVISHEHWDHTGGLWDLLKIKKGIEVYGCKGFSEKFKENVKKEGGNFIEIEKLIEFEEKIFTTGEIEGYYKGKKIVEQSLIVKGKNDISVLTGCAHPGILKIIDYIRDFFPDESIYAVIGGFHLIEEEKRIVEIIVEEFKKRNIKKVGPTHCTGVLGIELFRERFKENFLEIKVGQKIEV
- a CDS encoding DUF5320 domain-containing protein, giving the protein MCRRGRGFGFGGWTPPYPYIGIGRGGLPRCAWPGFWYGYTPDITPEEEIKYLKEEAEFLKKQLSEIEKRIKEIEREK
- a CDS encoding PadR family transcriptional regulator translates to MRWRHGCRWMAFGSGDLLGVLILTILLKKPTYGYSLMDELKNLGIDITFLHYTIVYRTLRMMEISGLVISTWDTTGTGPARRIYSITETGREFLKNWYEWAKKDLKIMENIINEIEKNMERR